A single genomic interval of Ignavibacteria bacterium harbors:
- a CDS encoding site-2 protease family protein produces the protein MDLDNFHIGLPYSLAILFVLGSHEFGHYFAARSHKVKATLPFFIPFPMTEIFLNFGTLGAVIKTQSPINTRRAMFDIGVAGPIAGFFACVVLLIYGFLNLPPAEFILTIHPDYFNQTTESNALALEFGTNLLYSSMQLLLTNPSAEFVPPMSEIYHYPYLCVGWFGLFVTAMNLIPVGQLDGGHIFYSMFGTNLHRKVADVTFALLMILGISGFVSEFFNLNFPIGWSGWVFWALILRFLIKLYHPEIYDPVGLDIKRKLIGYFAIIIFIISFTPVPFYIKFW, from the coding sequence ATGGATTTAGATAATTTCCACATTGGTTTGCCTTATTCCTTGGCAATTTTATTTGTATTGGGTAGTCATGAATTTGGTCATTACTTTGCTGCTCGCAGTCATAAAGTGAAGGCAACATTACCTTTCTTCATTCCATTTCCGATGACTGAAATATTTTTGAATTTTGGGACATTGGGTGCCGTAATAAAAACACAATCTCCGATCAACACACGCCGAGCAATGTTTGATATTGGAGTCGCAGGTCCCATAGCGGGATTTTTTGCATGTGTTGTATTGTTGATTTATGGATTTTTAAATCTTCCTCCGGCTGAATTTATTTTGACCATTCATCCCGATTATTTTAATCAAACAACGGAATCAAATGCATTGGCATTGGAGTTTGGAACTAACCTGCTATACTCTTCGATGCAATTGTTGTTAACTAATCCATCTGCTGAATTTGTTCCACCGATGAGCGAAATTTACCATTATCCATATCTCTGCGTTGGTTGGTTTGGATTGTTTGTAACAGCAATGAATTTGATCCCTGTCGGACAACTAGATGGCGGGCATATATTTTATTCTATGTTCGGTACTAATCTTCACCGCAAAGTTGCCGATGTAACATTTGCATTACTAATGATTCTTGGAATTTCAGGATTTGTTTCGGAGTTTTTTAATCTAAATTTTCCAATAGGTTGGAGCGGATGGGTATTTTGGGCATTGATTTTACGCTTCTTGATAAAACTTTATCATCCAGAAATTTATGATCCAGTTGGACTCGATATAAAAAGAAAATTGATTGGTTACTTTGCTATCATTATCTTTATAATATCCTTTACCCCAGTTCCTTTTTACATTAAATTTTGGTAA
- a CDS encoding DUF1207 domain-containing protein produces the protein MSLLLLILLYFSFAKAEDNDLVRHYSCDHSKARISCYDSHVKFFPRELIYPPNFSNPFEAKVGSIFSLSGKGLQLDIGAAKDLIHIKSDKKNTFGLGAEFFTWSMLRSQSNFKFPVDAIDYFFGGYFSHRTSIKNIKISSRLRISHISAHLVDGSYNSINKTWNNSLEPFVYSREFTELSSAIEWKQQKLYLTINYLFHAIPEVKSNLSFGTGAEFLLYTIKNPRAQLFGGLDIKFHKTYDDNYKSDKSISAGIHFGKWNSSGLRIIYNYYSGKHLHGEFSRFKLNRSSIGAYLLF, from the coding sequence TTGAGTCTACTCCTTCTAATATTACTTTATTTCTCATTTGCAAAAGCTGAAGATAATGATCTGGTGCGTCACTATAGCTGTGATCATTCCAAAGCAAGAATTAGCTGCTACGATTCTCACGTTAAATTCTTTCCAAGAGAATTAATTTATCCACCGAATTTTTCTAATCCATTTGAGGCGAAAGTCGGTTCAATTTTTAGTTTAAGCGGCAAGGGACTTCAACTAGATATTGGTGCAGCAAAAGATCTTATTCACATTAAATCTGATAAAAAAAATACATTCGGATTAGGTGCGGAGTTTTTCACCTGGTCGATGCTAAGAAGTCAAAGTAATTTTAAATTTCCAGTTGATGCTATTGATTATTTTTTTGGTGGTTACTTTTCACATAGGACAAGCATTAAAAATATAAAAATTTCCAGCCGACTCAGGATCAGTCACATCTCTGCGCATTTAGTTGATGGTAGTTATAATTCTATAAATAAAACTTGGAACAATAGCTTGGAACCATTTGTTTACAGCAGAGAATTTACAGAACTGAGCTCAGCCATTGAATGGAAACAGCAAAAATTATATTTGACTATTAACTATTTATTTCATGCAATTCCGGAAGTAAAAAGTAATCTGAGCTTTGGAACCGGAGCCGAGTTTTTGTTATATACTATAAAAAATCCAAGAGCGCAATTGTTTGGCGGACTGGATATTAAATTTCATAAAACATATGATGATAATTACAAAAGTGATAAATCAATATCCGCTGGAATTCATTTTGGTAAGTGGAATTCTTCCGGGTTGCGCATAATTTACAATTATTATTCTGGTAAGCATCTTCACGGCGAATTTTCTCGATTCAAGCTAAATCGTTCATCAATTGGAGCTTATCTCCTTTTCTGA